From one Stieleria sp. JC731 genomic stretch:
- a CDS encoding UPF0104 family protein produces MAALLFLLALRLLVNEARQLTWEEFKRGFTGVPASQIVIAAFLVTLNYIMLTAYDILALRYVARSLPLRRVLLVSISGFSLGNNLGTLLAGAPIRFRFYSQWGLSPGQILALISVVGLTFWSGWWFLGGMVLVWVPLQLPADVNLPFGTQTLGWILLSLAFGYSLVCFVWRKPWPIGELHLRPPSPGLMFVQASVAATDLLISATALYLVLPGDSMVPFAQVLAAFLVAIGVAMMTQVPGGLGVLEVILLALLKGSVGDSVLASVLIFRILYYWLPLLAGMTCLVGHEIHSGALAAKQATNSAELELVAEAGALAVDPAVDTKSASPGQAELTDSQASTEADLSQEGEPKQIANDSEKHT; encoded by the coding sequence ATGGCTGCCCTGTTGTTTCTGTTGGCGCTGCGATTGCTCGTCAACGAAGCGCGGCAGTTGACTTGGGAAGAATTCAAACGCGGGTTTACCGGCGTTCCCGCAAGTCAGATCGTGATCGCCGCGTTTCTGGTCACGCTGAACTACATCATGCTGACGGCTTACGACATTTTAGCGCTGCGCTATGTCGCACGGAGTCTGCCGCTGCGGCGTGTGTTGTTGGTTTCGATCTCGGGATTTTCGCTCGGCAATAACCTGGGAACGTTGCTGGCGGGGGCTCCGATCCGCTTTCGGTTTTACTCCCAGTGGGGATTATCACCGGGGCAGATCCTGGCGCTAATTTCGGTTGTCGGGCTGACGTTCTGGAGCGGTTGGTGGTTCCTAGGCGGGATGGTTTTGGTTTGGGTGCCATTGCAGCTTCCTGCTGACGTGAATTTGCCATTCGGAACGCAGACTCTCGGCTGGATTTTGTTGTCGTTAGCGTTCGGTTATTCCCTGGTCTGTTTTGTTTGGCGAAAGCCTTGGCCGATCGGCGAGTTGCATCTACGACCGCCGAGTCCTGGGTTGATGTTTGTCCAAGCATCGGTAGCGGCAACTGACCTGCTGATTTCGGCAACGGCGCTGTACTTGGTGCTACCTGGCGATTCGATGGTTCCGTTTGCCCAAGTGCTCGCCGCATTCTTGGTTGCCATTGGTGTCGCAATGATGACCCAAGTCCCTGGTGGGCTAGGTGTACTGGAGGTCATTTTGCTGGCGCTTCTGAAAGGTTCTGTGGGTGACTCGGTTTTGGCATCCGTTTTGATTTTTCGGATCCTTTATTACTGGTTGCCTCTGCTTGCCGGAATGACCTGTTTGGTCGGACACGAAATTCATAGCGGTGCACTGGCGGCGAAGCAGGCGACTAACTCTGCGGAGCTAGAGCTGGTCGCTGAGGCTGGGGCGTTAGCCGTTGACCCAGCCGTTGACACCAAGTCTGCTTCCCCCGGTCAAGCTGAACTGACGGATTCGCAAGCGTCGACAGAAGCAGACCTTTCACAGGAAGGCGAGCCGAAACAAATTGCAAACGATTCGGAAAAGCACACATAG